One Coffea arabica cultivar ET-39 chromosome 5e, Coffea Arabica ET-39 HiFi, whole genome shotgun sequence DNA segment encodes these proteins:
- the LOC140006871 gene encoding uncharacterized protein, with translation MSFVHAKCSVDERRDLWSSLLADKPSFLPWCIGGDFNVIVAPHEKRGGRPFAITEGVEFLSFMEEAGVFDVGFSGPNFTWSNNRRSRARISKRLDRFLVNGACLDLSYNISVLHLARHPSDHSPLKLSFVAQSDAKPRPFRFLNVWTTKPQLLEVISQAWNQDVNGSPMRALCSKLLATRKAIQTWNKEHFGNVIDNMRSAEMAVQRAEEVVDQDDSEECQIELKKAQAELRHALSIEEQFWRQKARVKWLRQGDTNSKYFHAIVRQRRAQAMIYRIKKANGVWVDNEADIASEATTYFSKLFSDSLGSSADMLHLIPPMISGEDNVKLEEIPSIEEVFRVLKAMDEESAAGPDGFTGKFFTFAWPVIDQDVYKAVLSFFCGAELPRFITSTSIVLIPKVPNPQDFSQFRPISLCNFFNKLLSRILADRVAEILPKIISPQQTGFVKGRNITENFLLAQEVISGMAKKNRGGNVVMKLDMSKTYDRVAWGHIINVLRRFGFGERFIDMVWRLISNVWFSVIINGSLYGFFKSSRGLRQGDPLSPALFIIGAEVLSRALNNLVMQPRFVGFKVPYGCPSITHLAFADDVLIFANGSSFSLKAIMKVLDDYQRCSGQLINVQKSCYIVHPSVPMARRRLLDRISRFARKSFLVRYLGFPLYIGRCKSSYFGEVCHAILARILSWKSRLLSFGGKIILIKHVLSSIPVHLMSAAVIPSSVLKTIEKACSAFLWGSSPEESKLHWISWPQLCYPVEEGGIGFRRLCDVYIAFSSKLWWKFRTESSLWSTFMKAKYCKCLHPCQVELRPTDSAIWRRMINVSRQVELSILWVAKYGACHFWYDNWLGSGALFLKVPVIPNLTFRNFVSNGHWDLNLLYHTLPKEIAYSISEQMAPEEGSIAEVIWMPTTTGNFSLHSAFGDIRQARPTSMVFASIWHPRIPVKVSFFMMRLLLRRIPTPDKLRKFGFHLPSKCFCCTEASEESIEHLFSNGHIASLLWNYFGGLCGIKFSGSFLRARIVDWWLFSQDSELRRLICRILPSVICWQIWKARNKAIFEGVQMQSSAIRQAIFSEVQSMVGIHFKQLIRLQSFCQLYDWSNAPGGTVVYQGIRWETKETGRYTLNTDGCAKGNPGIGGGGGILRDSTGLPMIGFSAYLGETTCLRAEACALLIGL, from the coding sequence ATGTCCTTTGTCCATGCTAAATGCTCAGTTGACGAGCGGCGTGACTTATGGTCCTCATTGTTAGCTGATAAGCCTAGTTTTCTTCCTTGGTGTATTGGGGGTGATTTTAATGTTATTGTGGCACCTCATGAAAAAAGGGGAGGTCGTCCATTTGCTATAACAGAAGGAGTGGAATTTCTGTCTTTCATGGAGGAGGCTGGAGTATTTGATGTTGGCTTCTCAGGACCCAATTTTACATGGTCAAACAATCGACGAAGTAGAGCTCGGATTTCAAAGAGGTTAGACAGGTTCTTAGTCAACGGGGCATGTCTGGATCTTTCTTATAACATTTCTGTCCTTCACTTGGCTAGACATCCATCTGACCATTCACCGTTAAAGCTCTCATTTGTTGCTCAATCAGATGCTAAGCCACGTCCATTTCGATTTTTGAATGTGTGGACGACTAAACCACAACTCTTGGAGGTGATAAGCCAGGCTTGGAATCAAGATGTCAATGGATCTCCGATGCGTGCTCTATGTTCTAAATTATTAGCAACAAGAAAAGCTATTCAGACATGGAACAAAGAACACTTTGGAAACGTGATCGATAATATGCGATCTGCGGAAATGGCGGTGCAACGGGCAGAAGAAGTAGTAGATCAAGATGATTCCGAGGAGTGCCAGATTGAACTCAAAAAGGCTCAGGCGGAGCTGAGACATGCATTatcaattgaagaacaattttgGAGGCAAAAGGCCAGGGTGAAATGGCTTCGACAGGGAGATACCAATTCAAAGTATTTTCATGCGATAGTAAGACAAAGACGGGCTCAAGCTATGATTTATCGTATCAAAAAAGCCAATGGTGTTTGGGTGGACAATGAAGCTGATATAGCAAGTGAAGCAACCACCTATTTCTCTAAACTTTTCTCGGATTCTTTGGGATCATCTGCAGATATGCTACACCTAATTCCACCTATGATTTCGGGAGAGGATAATGTGAAGTTGGAAGAAATCCCTtcaattgaagaggtttttagAGTCCTGAAGGCAATGGATGAAGAAAGTGCTGCTGGCCCAGATGGATTCACgggaaaattttttacttttgcatGGCCAGTCATCGACCAAGATGTCTACAAGGCGGTACTCAGTTTTTTCTGTGGAGCAGAACTTCCTCGTTTCATCACCTCTACTTCAATTGTTCTAATTCCAAAGGTGCCAAATCCTcaagatttttctcaatttagACCCATCAGCCTATGTAACTTCTTCAACAAGCTATTATCAAGGATCTTGGCAGACAGAGTGGCGGAAATATTGCCAAAAATTATTTCTCCCCAGCAGACAGGATTTGTGAAGGGTCGTAATATAACCGAAAACTTCCTACTTGCACAGGAGGTGATATCGGGTATGGCGAAAAAGAATAGAGGTGGTAATGTGGTTATGAAACTAGACATGTCTAAGACATATGACAGAGTGGCATGGGGTCATATTATCAATGTTCTGAGAAGGTTCGGTTTTGGTGAGAGATTCATTGATATGGTTTGGCGACTGATTTCTAATGTCTGGTTTTCCGTCATTATAAATGGATCCTTATATGGTTTTTTCAAATCTTCGAGAGGACTCCGTCAGGGTGACCCATTATCACCAGCATTATTTATTATAGGGGCAGAGGTGTTATCTAGAGCACTGAATAATCTTGTCATGCAACCAAGATTTGTGGGTTTCAAAGTTCCATATGGATGCCCGTCTATTACTCACTTGGCATTTGCGGATGATGTTCTTATTTTTGCAAATGGATCCTCATTTTCCCTGAAGGCTATCATGAAAGTGTTAGATGATTATCAAAGATGTTCGGGCCAATTAATAAATGTACAAAAAAGCTGTTATATAGTTCATCCATCTGTACCAATGGCAAGACGACGGCTGCTTGATCGCATTTCTAGGTTTGCCCGCAAGTCATTTCTAGTACGCTATTTAGGGTTTCCGCTCTACATTGGAAGATGCAAATCATCTTATTTTGGAGAAGTTTGTCACGCAATACTAGCAAGGATTCTGTCTTGGAAATCAAGGTTACTTTCCTTTGGAGGAAAAATTATTCTAATCAAGCATGTATTATCATCAATACCAGTTCACCTAATGTCAGCTGCAGTTATTCCCAGTTCGGTGTTAAAAACTATAGAAAAGGCATGCTCGGCATTCCTGTGGGGATCCTCACCCGAGGAGTCGAAGCTTCATTGGATAAGTTGGCCTCAATTGTGCTATCCAGTTGAGGAAGGGGGAATTGGATTTCGGAGATTATGTGACGTCTACATAGCCTTTTCCTCCAAGTTATGGTGGAAATTCCGAACTGAATCATCACTGTGGTCAACCTTCATGAAAGCAAAGTATTGTAAATGTCTGCATCCTTGTCAGGTAGAACTCAGGCCAACGGATTCGGCAATTTGGCGAAGGATGATCAATGTGAGCAGACAAGTGGAACTCTCAATATTATGGGTGGCCAAATATGGGGCGTGTCATTTTTGGTACGACAATTGGTTGGGGAGTGGTGCATTGTTTCTAAAGGTTCCGGTTATCCCAAATTTGACGTTCCGAAACTTCGTAAGCAACGGCCATTGGGATTTGAACCTGCTTTACCATACATTGCCAAAGGAAATTGCTTATTCCATTTCAGAACAAATGGCCCCAGAAGAAGGAAGTATAGCTGAAGTCATTTGGATGCCCACAACAACTGGAAATTTCTCTCTACACTCAGCTTTTGGGGATATTAGGCAGGCCCGACCCACGTCTATGGTATTTGCTTCCATTTGGCACCCTCGGATACCTGTgaaagtttcatttttcatgaTGAGACTTCTTCTGAGGAGAATACCGACACCGGATAAGCTTCGTaaatttggtttccatttgCCGTCAAAGTGCTTTTGCTGCACTGAGGCTTCTGAGGAGTCTATTGAGCATTTATTCTCCAATGGACACATTGCGTCATTACtttggaattattttggagggttaTGTGGAATAAAATTCTCAGGATCTTTTCTACGAGCACGCATAGTAGATTGGTGGTTGTTTTCACAGGATTCTGAGTTACGAAGGCTTATTTGTCGTATTCTTCCTAGTGTAATTTGCTGGCAGATTTGGAAGGCAAGGAACAAAGCAATATTTGAGGGTGTCCAGATGCAATCATCAGCCATTCGCCAAGCCATCTTCTCAGAAGTCCAATCCATGGTAGGAATACATTTTAAACAACTGATAAGACTACAATCTTTTTGTCAATTGTATGATTGGTCAAATGCACCTGGAGGTACAGTTGTATATCAAGGTATCCGCTGGGAAACCAAAGAGACAGGGAGGTATACTCTTAACACGGATGGATGTGCTAAGGGTAATCCAGGAATAGGTGGAGGTGGGGGCATACTCCGGGATTCCACTGGATTGCCAATGATTGGTTTTTCGGCATATCTGGGAGAAACTACATGTCTCCGTGCAGAGGCTTGTGCTCTTCTTATTGGTCTTTAG